From Canis lupus baileyi chromosome 16, mCanLup2.hap1, whole genome shotgun sequence, a single genomic window includes:
- the ZBTB34 gene encoding zinc finger and BTB domain-containing protein 34 isoform X1: MSKRKNAQVDPRRLRFMSVEMDSSSFIQFDVPEYSSTVLSQLNELRLQGKLCDIIVHIQGQPFRAHKAVLAASSPYFRDHSALSTMSGLSISVIKNPNVFEQLLSFCYTGRMSLQLKDVVSFLTAASFLQMQCVIDKCTQILESIHSKISVGDVDSVTVGAEEATESRNGVKDSSFFANPVEISPPYCSQGRQPTTSSDLRMETTPSKALRSRLQEEGHSDRGSSGSVSEYEIQIEGDHEQGDLLVRESQITEVKVKMEKSDRPSCSDSSSLGDDGYHTEMVDGEQVVAVNVGSYGSVLQHAYSYSQAASQPTGVSEAFGSLSNSSPSRSMLSCFRGGRARQKRALSVHLHSDLQGLVQGSDSEAMMNNPGYESSPRERSARGHWYPYNERLICIYCGKSFNQKGSLDRHMRLHMGITPFVCKFCGKKYTRKDQLEYHIRGHTDDKPFRCEICGKCFPFQGTLNQHLRKNHPGVAEVRSRIESPERTDVYMEQKLENDASASEMALDSRMEIHTVSDAPD; the protein is encoded by the exons ATGAGTAAGAGGAAGAACGCTCAGGTTGACCCTCGGAG ATTACGCTTCATGTCAGTAGAAATGGACAGCAGCAGTTTTATTCAGTTTGATGTGCCCGAGTACAGCAGCACTGTTCTGAGCCAGCTAAACGAACTCCGCCTGCAAGGAAAACTATGTGACATCATTGTCCACATTCAGGGTCAGCCATTCCGAGCCCACAAAGCAGTCCTCGCTGCCAGCTCCCCCTATTTCCGGGACCATTCAGCATTAAGTACCATGAGTGGCTTGTCAATATCCGTGATTAAAAATCCCAATGTGTTTGAGCAGTTGCTTTCATTTTGTTACACTGGAAGAATGTCCTTGCAGCTGAAGGATGTTGTCAGTTTTCTGACTGCAGCCAGCTTTCTTCAGATGCAGTGTGTCATTGACAAGTGCACGCAGATCCTGGAGAGCATACATTCAAAAATCAGTGTTGGAGATGTTGATTCTGTTACTGTTGGTGCTGAGGAGGCAACAGAGAGCCGTAATGGAGTTAAGGACAGCAGCTTCTTTGCCAACCCTGTTGAGATCTCGCCCCCATATTGCTCTCAGGGTCGGCAGCCCACCACGAGCAGTGATCTTCGGATGGAGACGACGCCCAGCAAAGCTTTGCGCAGCCGCCTCCAGGAGGAAGGGCACTCAGACCGAGGGAGCAGTGGGAGCGTGTCCGAGTATGAGATTCAGATAGAGGGGGACCACGAGCAAGGAGACCTACTGGTGAGGGAGAGCCAGATCACAGAGGTGAAGGTGAAGATGGAGAAGTCCGACCGGCCCAGCTGTTCTGACAGCTCCTCCCTGGGGGATGACGGGTACCACACAGAGATGGTGGACGGAGAGCAAGTTGTAGCAGTGAATGTGGGGTCCTATGGTTCTGTGCTCCAGCATGCATACTCCTATTCCCAAGCGGCCTCGCAGCCAACTGGTGTGTCCGAAGCTTTTGGAAGTTTGAGTAACTCCAGCCCGTCCAGATCCATGCTGAGCTGTTTTCGAGGAGGCCGCGCTCGCCAGAAGCGAGCTTTGTCTGTCCATCTGCACAGTGATCTGCAGGGCTTGGTGCAGGGTTCTGATAGCGAAGCGATGATGAATAACCCCGGGTATGAGAGCAGCCCCCGGGAGAGGAGTGCAAGAGGGCACTGGTACCCGTACAACGAGAGGTTGATCTGTATTTACTGTGGAAAGTCCTTCAACCAGAAAGGAAGCCTAGACAGGCACATGCGGCTCCATATGGGAATCACCCCCTTTGTGTGCAAGTTCTGCGGGAAGAAGTACACACGCAAGGACCAACTGGAGTACCACATCCGGGGCCACACCGATGACAAACCATTCCGCTGTGAGATCTGCGGCAAGTGCTTTCCATTCCAAGGTACCCTTAACCAGCACCTGCGGAAAAACCATCCCGGCGTAGCTGAAGTCAGGAGTCGCATCGAGTCCCCTGAGAGAACAGATGTGTACATGGAACAGAAACTAGAAAATGATGCGTCGGCCTCAGAGATGGCCCTAGATTCCCGGATGGAAATACACACAGTGTCCGATGCTCCTGATTAA
- the ZBTB34 gene encoding zinc finger and BTB domain-containing protein 34 isoform X2, protein MSVEMDSSSFIQFDVPEYSSTVLSQLNELRLQGKLCDIIVHIQGQPFRAHKAVLAASSPYFRDHSALSTMSGLSISVIKNPNVFEQLLSFCYTGRMSLQLKDVVSFLTAASFLQMQCVIDKCTQILESIHSKISVGDVDSVTVGAEEATESRNGVKDSSFFANPVEISPPYCSQGRQPTTSSDLRMETTPSKALRSRLQEEGHSDRGSSGSVSEYEIQIEGDHEQGDLLVRESQITEVKVKMEKSDRPSCSDSSSLGDDGYHTEMVDGEQVVAVNVGSYGSVLQHAYSYSQAASQPTGVSEAFGSLSNSSPSRSMLSCFRGGRARQKRALSVHLHSDLQGLVQGSDSEAMMNNPGYESSPRERSARGHWYPYNERLICIYCGKSFNQKGSLDRHMRLHMGITPFVCKFCGKKYTRKDQLEYHIRGHTDDKPFRCEICGKCFPFQGTLNQHLRKNHPGVAEVRSRIESPERTDVYMEQKLENDASASEMALDSRMEIHTVSDAPD, encoded by the coding sequence ATGTCAGTAGAAATGGACAGCAGCAGTTTTATTCAGTTTGATGTGCCCGAGTACAGCAGCACTGTTCTGAGCCAGCTAAACGAACTCCGCCTGCAAGGAAAACTATGTGACATCATTGTCCACATTCAGGGTCAGCCATTCCGAGCCCACAAAGCAGTCCTCGCTGCCAGCTCCCCCTATTTCCGGGACCATTCAGCATTAAGTACCATGAGTGGCTTGTCAATATCCGTGATTAAAAATCCCAATGTGTTTGAGCAGTTGCTTTCATTTTGTTACACTGGAAGAATGTCCTTGCAGCTGAAGGATGTTGTCAGTTTTCTGACTGCAGCCAGCTTTCTTCAGATGCAGTGTGTCATTGACAAGTGCACGCAGATCCTGGAGAGCATACATTCAAAAATCAGTGTTGGAGATGTTGATTCTGTTACTGTTGGTGCTGAGGAGGCAACAGAGAGCCGTAATGGAGTTAAGGACAGCAGCTTCTTTGCCAACCCTGTTGAGATCTCGCCCCCATATTGCTCTCAGGGTCGGCAGCCCACCACGAGCAGTGATCTTCGGATGGAGACGACGCCCAGCAAAGCTTTGCGCAGCCGCCTCCAGGAGGAAGGGCACTCAGACCGAGGGAGCAGTGGGAGCGTGTCCGAGTATGAGATTCAGATAGAGGGGGACCACGAGCAAGGAGACCTACTGGTGAGGGAGAGCCAGATCACAGAGGTGAAGGTGAAGATGGAGAAGTCCGACCGGCCCAGCTGTTCTGACAGCTCCTCCCTGGGGGATGACGGGTACCACACAGAGATGGTGGACGGAGAGCAAGTTGTAGCAGTGAATGTGGGGTCCTATGGTTCTGTGCTCCAGCATGCATACTCCTATTCCCAAGCGGCCTCGCAGCCAACTGGTGTGTCCGAAGCTTTTGGAAGTTTGAGTAACTCCAGCCCGTCCAGATCCATGCTGAGCTGTTTTCGAGGAGGCCGCGCTCGCCAGAAGCGAGCTTTGTCTGTCCATCTGCACAGTGATCTGCAGGGCTTGGTGCAGGGTTCTGATAGCGAAGCGATGATGAATAACCCCGGGTATGAGAGCAGCCCCCGGGAGAGGAGTGCAAGAGGGCACTGGTACCCGTACAACGAGAGGTTGATCTGTATTTACTGTGGAAAGTCCTTCAACCAGAAAGGAAGCCTAGACAGGCACATGCGGCTCCATATGGGAATCACCCCCTTTGTGTGCAAGTTCTGCGGGAAGAAGTACACACGCAAGGACCAACTGGAGTACCACATCCGGGGCCACACCGATGACAAACCATTCCGCTGTGAGATCTGCGGCAAGTGCTTTCCATTCCAAGGTACCCTTAACCAGCACCTGCGGAAAAACCATCCCGGCGTAGCTGAAGTCAGGAGTCGCATCGAGTCCCCTGAGAGAACAGATGTGTACATGGAACAGAAACTAGAAAATGATGCGTCGGCCTCAGAGATGGCCCTAGATTCCCGGATGGAAATACACACAGTGTCCGATGCTCCTGATTAA